From Nicotiana tabacum cultivar K326 chromosome 15, ASM71507v2, whole genome shotgun sequence, the proteins below share one genomic window:
- the LOC142169620 gene encoding uncharacterized protein LOC142169620 translates to MNRAVEVSNKNIKRILRKIVDNQWQWHEKLSFALLGYQTTMRTFTGETSYMLVYGTEAVIPAEVEILSLRVIQETKLDDAEWIQVMQEQIILIDEKRMDAIYHSQLDQNRMASAFNKNVKPRQFTSG, encoded by the coding sequence ATGAATAGGGCAGTTGAAGTatccaacaagaacatcaaaaggATTCTGcgaaagatagtggacaatcaatggcaatggcatgagaagttatcctTTGCCTTACTGGGTTATCAAACCACCATGAGAACATTCACTGGGGAAACTTcatacatgttggtatatggcactgaagctgtGATACCCGCAGAGGTTGAGATACTATCTTTAAGAGTCATCCAAGAAACCAAGTtagacgatgcagaatggatacagGTCATGCAGGAGCAAATCATTCTCATTGACGAGAAGAGAATGGACGCAATATATCATAGTCAGCTGGATCAAAATAGGATGGCCAGTGCGTTTAACAAAAATGTGAAACCTCGCCAGTTTACATCGGGCTAA